The following coding sequences lie in one Glycine soja cultivar W05 chromosome 16, ASM419377v2, whole genome shotgun sequence genomic window:
- the LOC114390690 gene encoding T-complex protein 1 subunit gamma, with translation MHAPVLVLKDSLKRESGSKVRYAIIQAAKAVADVVRTTLGPRSMLKMLLDAQGGIVVTNDGNAILRELDLAHPAAKSMIELSRTQDEEVGDGTTSVIILAGEMLHVADAFIDKIHPTVICRAYAKALEDAIAVLDKIAMPINAQDRGIMLGLVKSCIGTKFTGRFGDLIADLAIDATTTVGVEVGQGLRDVDIKNYIKVEKVPGGQLEDSRVLKGVMINKDVVAPGKMRRKIVNPRIILLDCPLEYKKGENQTNAELLKEEDWSLLLKMEEEYIEELCMQILKFKPDLVITEKGLSDLACHYLSKHGVSAIRRLRKTDNNRIAKACGAVIVNRPDELQESDVGTGAGLFEVKKIGDEYFAFIVDCKEPKACTVLLRGASKDLLNEVERNLQDAMSVARNIIKNPKLVPGGGATELTVSAALKQKSSSIEGIEKWPYEAAALAFEAIPRTLAQNCGVNVIRTMTALQGKHANGENAWIGIDGNTGSITDMKECKIWDAYNVKAQAFKTAIEAACMLLRIDDIVSGIKKKQAPGATPSKPKVETEADADSEQILPD, from the exons ATGCACGCGCCAGTTCTAGTTCTCA AGGACTCTTTGAAACGGGAGTCTGGATCTAAGGTCCGCTATGCTATTATTCAGGCGGCGAAG GCTGTTGCTGATGTAGTCCGAACAACGTTGGGACCTAGGTCCATGCTAAAAATGCTTCTTGATGCTCAAGGAG GAATTGTGGTTACAAATGATGGGAATGCTATCTTACGTGAATTAGACCTTGCTCACCCTGCTGCAAAG TCTATGATTGAATTAAGTCGCACCCAAGACGAAGAAGTTGGAGATGGAACAACATCTGTCATCATTCTTG CTGGTGAGATGCTTCATGTCGCCGATGCATTCATTGACAAAATTCACCCTACAGTTATTTGCCGAG CATATGCCAAAGCTTTGGAGGATGCTATTGCTGTTCTTGACAAAATTGCAATGCCTATCAATGCTCAGGATC GAGGTATAATGCTGGGGCTTGTAAAAAGCTGCATAGGTACCAAATTCACAGGCCGATTTGGGGATTTAATTGCT GACTTGGCTATTGATGCTACTACAACAGTAGGTGTTGAGGTTGGCCAAGGTTTGAGAGATGtggatattaaaaattatatcaaagttGAGAAGGTCCCAGGTGGGCAGCTAGAAGATTCAAGAGTTCTCAAGGGAGTTATGATAAACAAAGATGTGGTTGCCCCTGGCAAAATGAGGAGAAAGATTGTTAATCCACGTATCATTCTTCTTGATTGTCCCCTTGAGTATAAAAAGGGTGAAAACCAAACAAATGCTGAACTGCTCAAAGAAGAAGACTGGAGTCTCTTATTGAAGATGGAAGAAGAATATATTGAGGAGCTATGCATGCAGATATTGAAGTTTAAACCAGACTTGGTAATCACAGAGAAGGGTCTGAGTGATTTGGCTTGCCATTATCTCAGCAAGCATGGAGTTAGTGCAATCAGGAGGCTGAGGAAAACTGATAATAATAGAATTGCAAAGGCTTGTGGTGCTGTTATTGTGAATAGACCAGATGAATTGCAGGAGTCTGATGTTGGTACTGGCGCTGGGTTATTTGAGGTTAAGAAAATTGGGGATGAGTACTTTGCATTTATTGTTGATTGCAAAGAACCCAAGGCTTGTACTGTTCTACTAAGGGGTGCTAGTAAGGATCTATTAAATGAAGTTGAAAGAAACCTACAG GATGCCATGTCTGTTGCAAGGAACATTATAAAAAATCCAAAACTTGTTCCTGGAGGTGGTGCTACAGAGTTGACAGTGTCAGCTGCCTTGAAACAGAAGAGTTCATCTATTGAGGGCATAGAGAAG TGGCCTTATGAAGCTGCTGCCCTAGCTTTTGAAGCCATACCACGAACTTTGGCACAAAATTGTGGAGTAAATGTGATCCGGACTATGACTGCTCTACAAGGAAAA caTGCAAATGGAGAAAATGCGTGGATTGGTATAGATGGAAATACTGGTAGTATCACTGACATGAAAGAGTGCAAG ATCTGGGATGCCTACAATGTGAAGGCACAAGCATTTAAGACTGCCATTGAAGCTGCTTGCATGCTTCTGAGGATTGATGATATAGTGAGTGGGATCAAGAAGAAACAGGCCCCTGGAGCCActccttcaaaacccaaggttGAGACCGAGGCAGATGCTGACAGTGAGCAAATCCTTCCCGATTGA